One part of the Clostridium thermosuccinogenes genome encodes these proteins:
- the tnpA gene encoding IS200/IS605 family transposase — MANKSNDMSHTKWMCKYHIVFTPKYRRKIIYNQYRESIRDIIKQLCSYKGVEIIEGHLMPDHIHMLVSIPPKISVSSFMGYLKGKSALMIFDKHANLKYKFGNRHFWAEGYYVSTVGLNEATIRKYIQEQEKHDIMLDKLSVKEYEDPFKG, encoded by the coding sequence ATGGCTAACAAAAGCAACGATATGTCACACACAAAATGGATGTGCAAATATCACATCGTCTTTACACCTAAGTATAGACGAAAAATAATTTATAATCAATACAGGGAAAGTATAAGAGATATCATAAAACAGCTATGCAGCTATAAGGGAGTAGAAATAATAGAGGGACATCTCATGCCAGATCATATACATATGCTAGTAAGTATACCTCCCAAAATAAGTGTATCAAGTTTTATGGGATATTTGAAAGGGAAAAGTGCACTCATGATATTTGACAAGCACGCAAATCTTAAATATAAATTCGGAAATCGTCACTTTTGGGCAGAAGGATATTATGTTAGTACAGTAGGATTAAATGAAGCAACAATTAGAAAATATATACAAGAGCAAGAGAAACACGACATTATGTTAGATAAATTAAGTGTAAAAGAATATGAGGACCCCTTCAAGGGGTAG